In the genome of Verrucomicrobiota bacterium, the window GGCGATCCACGGGCGCCAACGGCGGGGCCACGTTTCGGACAGCAGCGAAGAGCCGACGGCCCATTCGCCGCCGATGCCGAGCGCGGCGACGAACCGGAAGATGAGCAACTGCCACCACGTCTGCGCGAAGAACGAAAGCCCGGTGAACAGCGCGTAGGTGAGGATGGTCAGGCTCAACGCGCGGCTGCGTCCGAGCAGGTCGCCCACGCGCCCGAAGAACGCACCTCCGAGCGCCCAGCCGACGAGGAACGAAGCCTGGATGAGCCCGCTCTTTTCCTTCACCAAGTCGTGCGCGGGCGTCGCGTCGGCGGCGATCA includes:
- a CDS encoding MFS transporter translates to MKRPGDTQQLKRYGENTERLQTDTKFLKRADFEPFATAGAPTPPEEAASLKDLSPRQWKSGIAAWLGWLFDGLDMHLYGLVASTFVAYLLMNQGLIAADATPAHDLVKEKSGLIQASFLVGWALGGAFFGRVGDLLGRSRALSLTILTYALFTGLSFFAQTWWQLLIFRFVAALGIGGEWAVGSSLLSETWPRRWRPWIA